The DNA segment CTGTAAGTATCGCTCAGCCTCATCGCGTCTACCAGCAGCCTCCAGGACAAGCGTTAGAGATAGTAACACCCGCCGGTCACGGGGATGGAGAGAGAGGGTGTCTAAAAATAACGATTGAGCTTGGGAGAATTCTTGGGTGGCCAACAAGAGCTCCCCCTTCCCGAGGAGTGCTTCCTTATTATATGGATCCTGAGCCAATATGGCGGTGAAGATGGAATCCGCCTCATCGACAATTCCCTGAGCTAAGAGAATTCTGGCAAGTTGATTCTTGTATGATATATTTCCCGGGGCCAAGCTGATGGCTGTTTGTATTGAATTCTGAGCCTCATCATATTCTCCAAGAAGGAAATACCCCTCAGAGAGCCCCCAGTAGGCTTGTGCATACCGAGGATTCAATTGGGAAGCATATTCGAATTGTTGGATGGCCCGAAGCAGACGATCCTGCTGAAGCAACTCCACCCCGCGTTGGTAGTTTTGTATGGCATTATTTTCAAGTCCTTGGGAAAACACCATATGTGTTATTAATACCAATGAGATGGCTACCATGGATGTTTTTCGGAAACTCATCGGGCTCATGGTTGGGTTTTAATCACTTTGATTGTTCTGATTTTATGACCGTCCATCTCTTGGATTATGAAAACGAGATCCTCATAGTTAACCTTTTCATACCGAACCGGAATTTTGCCGAATAAATCGAAGACAAACCCACCGAGGGTATCAAAATCCTCCGTCGGTAGCGATATAGAAAGTTCCTCATTTAAATCCTCAATATTTGCCCGGGCATCACATAAGAAGGATCCTTCACCGAGGGTGATAACATCCTCCCGTTCGTTATCAAATTCATCTTGGATGTCACCAATGATTTCTTCAATAATATCTTCCATACAAACGATTCCGCTCACACCGCCGTATTCGTCAACAGACACTGCGATGTGTACCCGTCTGCGTTTCATTTCTCTAAGAAGTGAATCCAACCGCATACTCTCAGGAACAAAATAGGGTTTTCTGAGAAGCGCCTCGATGGTTACCGGTTCCTTTGTTAGGAGAAACCGTAGCAGGTCCTTGGCATAGAGGATACCGACCACGTTATCGATGGTGCCGTCATAAACAGGGAACCGAGAATGACCGCATTCAACAATTTGTTCCAACAGGGTAACCACGTCCGCTGTCTTTTGGAGGAGAACAACATCAATACGCGGAACCATTACCTCTTTGACCGTTGTTTGTGACAGCTCCACCACACCACGAATCATATCGCGTTCTTCAATGTTAAGATCACGGTATTCTTCCTTGGGATTTGGAGTGCTTGACCGTTTCTGTAATAATCGTCTAAATACGTTCATATGGTGTATATACGTTCCTTAATGGCTTGTAATAGGGATTCTTGTTTCGCAAGCATTGGTTCGGTTAAATCATTGCTCTCATGGTCCATACCCGACAGGTGTAGAATACCATGAATAAGCAGTCTGCGTAGTTCTTCCTCAGGTGATACCTTGAAAAAGCTGGCGTTTTCTTGAACCCCATCTAGGGAAATAAGTATATCACCGGCAAGAAAGAAATTGTTCTCTTTTTTTAATTGCGCTATATCGGGCAGCTCGTCAGGTGAGGCTACCTGTGGAAAAGATAACACATCAGTCGGCTCGTTTTTCCCCCTATATGCATTGTTTATGTCCTTCATGTATTTATTTGTACATAAGATAATGGAGACTTCCCATTGATCAAGTTCGAGTTTTGATAACACACCTTCTACATAGGCGATGGCAGCAGATATCCATGACGGAGGATCAACCTCTTCACAATGGACTTCAATTCGGTTCATTGTTGATTTCCTGTTTGATTTTTATAAAAATCATCATAAGCGTTGATAATCTTTTTAACAAGTTGACTTCTCACGACATCCTTAGTAGTAAAATGTGTGAAGTGTATTTCCGGTATATGACGAAGAATCGTACTAGCCTGGATTAGTCCAGAGTTTTGTTTTTTTGGTAAATCAATCTGGGTTATATCCCCGGTGATGATCGCCTTTGACCCCTCACCGAGACGGGTTAAAAACATCTTCATTTGTTCGCGAGTAGTATTTTGAGCCTCATCGAGGATGATATAACAGTCTTTTAAGGATCGGCCTCTCATATATGCCAGGGGTGCAACCTCAATGATTCGATTTTCCTCCATCCGGGAAACCAACTCACTCGGAATTAAGGCATCCATGGCATCATAGAGTGGCTTAAGGTACGGGTTTAATTTCTGAGTTAAATCCCCTGGTAAAAATCCGAGGGATTCCCCTGCCTCGACCACCGGTCTGGTTAGGAGAAGCTTTCGCTTTTTTTTTGCTAAAACCTCGGATAATGCATGGGCGATGGCCAGAAATGTTTTCCCTGTACCCGCTGGACCGATGGCAATTGACATATCGTTGGTTTCCAAGCCTCGCATAAAGGTAGCCTGATTAATGCTTCGGGGGTACACCCTCGAAAATCCTTGAGGAAGAACAATATACTGATTTTTAAGATGGGTACTTTCGTTAGGGTGTTCAATGATGGTTGTGAGGAGGTTCTGTACAACGGTTTTATCAATTCCATGCCCGGAAGAGACCCTTTGTTTTAATTCCCCGATTAGTATTGAGAATTGTTTTACTTTGTTATCATCAGTGCTATCAACTATTAGTTGGTTACCCTTCGAGTAAATCGGACAACCTATCGTTTTTTCGATAATTTGTAGATTTTCATCGTTTATTCCACAAATATCCGCTAAAAGAGTGCCGCTTTCCAGTTCATGAGTAGTTTGTATATCTTGTATCAATCCAATGCTCCATCTCCAATAGTATCTAGGTAGGAATTATATCGTCAAGGTCATTATTGATCTAGGATAATAGTACCATCATCAATAGATATCGAACGATTAACTTCCGTAATAGCCTTCCATTCAATGCTTAGGGTAAACAGGGAGGACCACTCATAGGCCGTCTTATCGGGAGTGAGTTGGGGAGAAACACTTAAATCAGCCTGTAACAACCAGTCACCTAAATCATGGACTAGACCGAATGATAATTTATCCAAGTTAAAATCTGATTGAGCCAAGGCAGTGGGATTAAAAATATTAACTCCATTAAACAAGTCTACGAATATATTTTTAGCTTCTATATTCGGTAATTCGGACTCTACCCTCTCAATGAATCCGGGAAAATACTTGTACATGGATTTATTTGCGGAACTTACAGAAAACTTAAGATCCAGGAATTCACGAATCGATAGAGTTAGATTAATCGTGCTGGAAAGGGTGGAATCAGTAAAACGAAGCAAGCCCTGGTTCCACCGGATATCAAAATTTACCGTCCCTTTCATGCGTTCATTCCACACAGGGCCCCAAGCGAGGGTTTCGTTCGCCTGAAGTGTTAAACGAGAAAGTAAAAACGATTTTTCACCCTCCCGATACCATCCACGAGCAACGGAGTATAGTAGGGGTTGTTGATAATCAGCAAAAAGACTAGCCTCTAAAAAGAAGAGGTTCATGGTAGCTCGCATGGCGGTCAACCGAGTTAGTTCCGTATCGATGGTCATCTGCTGGGTCAGCCCCAGGGTCTTTTGGTTCCCCAAGGATGCAGAAACAGTAATTGGTGAGAGGGGATACTGCTCGGTAAAGGAAACGGTCGTCTTGCCGGTGAGAGATATCATCTCCAATACATCCATCTGCACGCTTAAATCCATGGTCTCAGTGAGGGGGGGAAGATTATACGAGAGAGTATTCACGAGTACAAATCCCGTAGTTCTATAGCCAAGACTTAAACCGACGGAATGTTTGGATATAGAATCAGCGTTCCATCCGATCCTTTGGTCTGTGTACACAATAGTTCCGTTTTCATCAACAGTTTCAAAAACTCGGTTAAAATAAATCGGATTAATAGTATAGGTTACCTTCCAGTCCCGTAGGGGTGAGGTTTCTGGAAAGAATTGCCAAGCCAGGGTGA comes from the Spirochaeta lutea genome and includes:
- a CDS encoding hemolysin family protein, with product MNVFRRLLQKRSSTPNPKEEYRDLNIEERDMIRGVVELSQTTVKEVMVPRIDVVLLQKTADVVTLLEQIVECGHSRFPVYDGTIDNVVGILYAKDLLRFLLTKEPVTIEALLRKPYFVPESMRLDSLLREMKRRRVHIAVSVDEYGGVSGIVCMEDIIEEIIGDIQDEFDNEREDVITLGEGSFLCDARANIEDLNEELSISLPTEDFDTLGGFVFDLFGKIPVRYEKVNYEDLVFIIQEMDGHKIRTIKVIKTQP
- the ybeY gene encoding rRNA maturation RNase YbeY; translated protein: MNRIEVHCEEVDPPSWISAAIAYVEGVLSKLELDQWEVSIILCTNKYMKDINNAYRGKNEPTDVLSFPQVASPDELPDIAQLKKENNFFLAGDILISLDGVQENASFFKVSPEEELRRLLIHGILHLSGMDHESNDLTEPMLAKQESLLQAIKERIYTI
- a CDS encoding PhoH family protein; this translates as MIQDIQTTHELESGTLLADICGINDENLQIIEKTIGCPIYSKGNQLIVDSTDDNKVKQFSILIGELKQRVSSGHGIDKTVVQNLLTTIIEHPNESTHLKNQYIVLPQGFSRVYPRSINQATFMRGLETNDMSIAIGPAGTGKTFLAIAHALSEVLAKKKRKLLLTRPVVEAGESLGFLPGDLTQKLNPYLKPLYDAMDALIPSELVSRMEENRIIEVAPLAYMRGRSLKDCYIILDEAQNTTREQMKMFLTRLGEGSKAIITGDITQIDLPKKQNSGLIQASTILRHIPEIHFTHFTTKDVVRSQLVKKIINAYDDFYKNQTGNQQ